In Chryseobacterium gleum, a single genomic region encodes these proteins:
- the sucD gene encoding succinate--CoA ligase subunit alpha: MSILVNKDSKVIVQGFTGNEGTFHAGQMIEYGTNVVGGVTPGKGGSEHLGKPVFNTVADAVEKAGANVSIIFVPPAFAADAIMEAAEAGIKVIVCITEGIPVADMVKVKSYIADRDCRLIGPNCPGIITSEEAKIGIMPGFVFKKGKVGIVSKSGTLTYEAADQVVRAGYGISTAIGIGGDPIIGTTTREALELFINDPETEAVVMIGEIGGGLEAEAARWYKASGSTKPVVGFIAGQTAPKGRTMGHAGAIVGGAEDTAQAKMEIMRENGINVVDSPADIGATVAKILG, from the coding sequence ATGTCAATTTTAGTAAACAAAGATTCTAAAGTAATTGTACAAGGATTTACAGGGAACGAAGGAACTTTCCACGCTGGTCAGATGATTGAATACGGAACAAACGTAGTAGGTGGTGTTACTCCGGGAAAAGGAGGTAGCGAGCACTTAGGAAAACCGGTATTCAATACAGTTGCTGACGCTGTTGAAAAAGCAGGAGCAAACGTAAGTATCATTTTCGTACCGCCGGCATTCGCAGCAGATGCTATCATGGAAGCTGCTGAAGCAGGAATCAAAGTAATTGTATGTATTACTGAAGGTATTCCTGTAGCTGATATGGTAAAAGTGAAATCTTATATCGCTGACAGAGACTGCAGATTAATCGGACCAAACTGCCCTGGAATCATTACTTCTGAAGAAGCTAAAATTGGTATTATGCCAGGTTTCGTTTTCAAAAAAGGAAAAGTAGGTATCGTTTCAAAATCTGGTACTCTTACTTACGAAGCTGCTGATCAGGTTGTAAGAGCAGGTTACGGTATTTCTACTGCAATCGGTATCGGTGGTGACCCAATCATCGGAACAACGACAAGAGAAGCGTTAGAGCTATTTATCAACGATCCTGAAACTGAAGCTGTTGTAATGATTGGTGAAATTGGTGGAGGTCTTGAAGCTGAAGCTGCTAGATGGTACAAAGCAAGCGGATCTACTAAACCGGTTGTAGGTTTCATTGCCGGACAAACAGCTCCGAAAGGAAGAACAATGGGACACGCTGGTGCTATCGTAGGAGGTGCTGAAGATACAGCTCAGGCAAAAATGGAAATCATGAGAGAAAACGGTATCAACGTTGTAGATTCTCCTGCAGATATCGGTGCTACTGTAGCAAAAATTTTAGGATAA
- a CDS encoding UDP-3-O-(3-hydroxymyristoyl)glucosamine N-acyltransferase — MRFHSPQKLKTIADLIGSAFVGPEDFEVLGTNEIHMVKPGDIVFVNHPKYYDKALNSAATIILIDKEVECPEGKALLVSDDPFRDFNKINTHFTRIYNFTEELHDVEIGEGTKIHPSAVIGNNVKIGKNTLIFPNVVIGDRTEIGDNVIIQSGTVIGGDAFYYRKLNGNFDRLISVGNVIIENNVEIGNNCTIDRGVTDSTVIGEGSVLDNLIQIGHDTVIGKKCLIASQVGIAGCCIIEDEVTMWGQVGIASGLTIEKGTVLLAKAGVNKDLKKGTYIGLFAEDFKGYLKKEVKLRNLK, encoded by the coding sequence ATGAGATTCCATTCTCCGCAAAAGCTTAAAACCATTGCAGATTTAATAGGCTCAGCATTTGTAGGGCCTGAAGATTTTGAAGTATTGGGGACCAATGAGATTCACATGGTAAAACCAGGTGATATCGTTTTTGTAAATCATCCTAAATATTATGACAAAGCATTAAACTCTGCAGCCACTATTATTTTAATTGATAAAGAAGTAGAATGCCCGGAAGGCAAAGCGCTTCTGGTTTCTGATGATCCTTTCAGAGACTTTAATAAAATCAATACTCATTTCACCAGAATATATAATTTCACAGAAGAACTTCACGATGTTGAAATAGGAGAAGGAACAAAAATCCATCCTTCTGCAGTAATTGGAAACAATGTGAAAATCGGAAAAAACACCCTTATTTTTCCAAATGTTGTCATTGGAGACCGTACAGAAATCGGAGATAATGTGATCATCCAGTCCGGTACGGTTATCGGTGGAGATGCTTTCTATTACAGAAAGCTGAATGGTAATTTTGACCGTTTAATTTCTGTAGGAAACGTTATCATTGAAAACAATGTTGAAATTGGAAACAACTGTACTATTGACAGAGGAGTTACAGATTCTACAGTGATTGGGGAAGGATCCGTTTTGGACAACCTTATTCAGATCGGTCATGATACCGTAATCGGGAAAAAATGCCTTATTGCTTCTCAGGTGGGAATTGCAGGATGCTGCATCATTGAAGACGAAGTGACCATGTGGGGACAGGTTGGAATTGCATCCGGCCTTACCATTGAGAAAGGCACAGTTCTTTTGGCCAAAGCCGGAGTGAACAAAGACCTCAAAAAAGGAACCTATATCGGCCTGTTTGCAGAAGATTTTAAAGGCTATCTGAAAAAAGAAGTAAAACTGAGAAATCTCAAATAA
- the efp gene encoding elongation factor P — MATSNDIRKGLCIEYSNDIYKVIEFLHVKPGKGPAFVRTKLKSVTNGKVIDNTFSAGHKIDEVKVITRKFQYLYDDENGFHFMNNDDFSQLYINKEMIENSQFMKAGEEVTIILKEADETPLSAELPQSVYLDVIEADPGVKGNTATNALKNAIVETGARVMVPLFIEPGDRIKVSTEDGSYLERVKE, encoded by the coding sequence ATGGCAACAAGTAACGATATCAGAAAAGGGCTGTGCATAGAGTATAGCAATGATATTTATAAAGTAATCGAGTTTCTTCACGTAAAACCGGGAAAAGGACCTGCTTTCGTAAGAACAAAATTAAAGTCAGTAACTAACGGTAAAGTAATTGACAATACTTTCTCAGCTGGACACAAAATTGATGAAGTAAAAGTAATCACCAGAAAATTCCAGTATCTGTATGATGATGAGAACGGATTCCACTTCATGAACAATGATGATTTCTCTCAGTTATACATCAACAAAGAAATGATTGAGAACTCTCAGTTTATGAAAGCTGGTGAAGAAGTAACCATCATTTTGAAAGAAGCTGATGAAACTCCGCTTTCTGCTGAACTTCCACAATCAGTATACCTTGATGTGATTGAAGCTGATCCGGGAGTAAAAGGAAACACAGCAACAAATGCTCTTAAAAACGCAATCGTTGAAACCGGAGCAAGAGTAATGGTTCCTTTGTTCATTGAACCGGGAGACAGAATTAAAGTAAGCACTGAAGACGGCAGCTACTTAGAAAGAGTAAAAGAATAA
- the lpxA gene encoding acyl-ACP--UDP-N-acetylglucosamine O-acyltransferase codes for MIHQLAAVDKRAKISKNVIVEPFTTIAGDVEIGEGTWIGPNVTIMDGARIGKNCRIFPGTVISAIPQDLKFDGEDTQVIIGDDTTIRECVTVNRGTKALGYTKIGANCLIMATSHIAHDCVIGDHVIIVNGCGIAGHVEIGDYTVMGGLSAVHQFGKIGKHVMISGGTLVRKDIPPYVKVAREPMSYAGINSVGLRRRGFTNEKIFEIQKIYRAIFQMKMNVSQAISHIEKEMLPTAERDEILQFIQNSPRGIVKGYGTGKDRE; via the coding sequence ATGATTCATCAATTAGCAGCCGTAGATAAACGTGCGAAAATCAGCAAAAATGTAATCGTAGAACCTTTCACTACCATTGCAGGGGATGTAGAAATTGGAGAAGGAACATGGATTGGTCCGAATGTTACCATCATGGATGGAGCAAGAATAGGGAAAAACTGTAGGATTTTTCCCGGGACAGTAATCTCTGCAATTCCTCAGGATCTGAAATTTGATGGTGAAGATACCCAGGTGATTATCGGCGATGATACAACAATCAGGGAATGCGTTACGGTAAACAGAGGTACAAAAGCTCTGGGATATACTAAAATAGGTGCTAACTGCCTTATTATGGCTACTTCGCATATAGCCCATGATTGTGTTATCGGAGATCACGTTATCATTGTAAACGGTTGTGGTATTGCAGGACACGTGGAGATAGGAGATTATACGGTAATGGGAGGCTTGTCAGCCGTTCACCAATTTGGTAAAATCGGAAAGCATGTAATGATTTCCGGAGGTACTCTGGTAAGAAAAGATATCCCGCCTTACGTAAAAGTAGCCAGAGAGCCTATGTCCTATGCAGGTATCAATTCGGTTGGTTTAAGAAGAAGAGGATTTACCAATGAGAAAATCTTTGAAATCCAGAAAATCTACAGAGCTATTTTCCAGATGAAGATGAACGTTTCCCAGGCTATTTCCCATATTGAAAAAGAAATGCTTCCAACGGCTGAAAGAGATGAAATCTTACAGTTTATCCAAAATTCACCAAGAGGTATTGTAAAAGGGTACGGTACCGGAAAGGACAGAGAATAA
- a CDS encoding bifunctional UDP-3-O-[3-hydroxymyristoyl] N-acetylglucosamine deacetylase/3-hydroxyacyl-ACP dehydratase, whose amino-acid sequence MSDMQKTLQQEVTLSGIGLHTGKEVKLTIKPAKENTGFVFVRTDLEGHPQVEADVNYVVATERGTTLEKLGVKITTCEHLLAALVGCDIDNAILEMDASEPPILDGSSKYFVEAIESVGVAEQSVAREYLVVKEVLTYSDPATGSEITIIPSDTYEVTTMVDFGTKVLGTQNATLKNISEFKDEISSARTFSFLHELEMLLDHGLIKGGDISNAIVYVDKDLTPETTEKLKKAFGKDNVSIRPNGILDNLNLNYPNEAARHKLLDVIGDLALAGVKIKGKVIANKPGHYVNTQFAKKLNRQWKLQKKKNVPDFDLTKEPVFDINGIMKLMPHRPPFLLIDKVLELSDSHVVGLKNVTMNEPFFVGHFPKEPVMPGVLQVEALAQTGGILVLASVPDPENYSTYFIKIDKVKFKRKVIPGDTLIFKIELIEPIRRGIVHMQGYGYVGDTVAVEAELMAQVAKNKVD is encoded by the coding sequence ATGAGTGATATGCAAAAAACACTTCAGCAAGAGGTAACTCTTTCTGGAATTGGTCTTCACACGGGTAAAGAAGTAAAACTTACCATTAAGCCTGCTAAAGAAAATACAGGTTTTGTTTTTGTAAGAACAGACTTGGAGGGACATCCTCAGGTAGAAGCAGATGTAAATTATGTTGTAGCAACAGAAAGAGGAACTACATTAGAAAAATTAGGGGTAAAAATTACCACTTGCGAGCACCTTTTAGCAGCCCTTGTTGGTTGTGATATTGACAACGCAATTTTAGAAATGGATGCCTCTGAACCTCCAATTTTAGATGGATCTTCAAAATACTTTGTGGAAGCTATCGAAAGTGTTGGAGTAGCAGAACAGAGCGTAGCAAGAGAATATCTTGTTGTAAAAGAAGTTCTTACTTACAGTGATCCGGCTACAGGTTCGGAAATCACGATCATTCCATCAGATACTTATGAAGTAACTACAATGGTAGATTTTGGGACTAAAGTATTAGGTACTCAAAATGCCACTCTTAAAAATATTTCAGAATTTAAAGACGAAATCTCATCAGCAAGAACATTCAGCTTCCTGCACGAGTTGGAAATGCTTTTGGATCACGGTTTGATCAAAGGTGGAGATATTTCCAATGCCATCGTATATGTAGATAAAGATCTTACTCCTGAAACTACAGAAAAACTAAAGAAAGCCTTTGGAAAAGATAATGTATCCATCAGACCAAACGGGATTCTCGATAATCTTAATTTAAACTATCCTAACGAAGCTGCTAGACACAAATTACTGGACGTAATCGGTGACCTTGCTTTGGCAGGTGTAAAAATAAAAGGTAAAGTTATCGCGAACAAACCTGGGCACTATGTGAATACCCAGTTTGCGAAAAAACTAAACCGCCAGTGGAAATTGCAGAAAAAGAAAAACGTTCCGGATTTTGACCTTACCAAGGAGCCGGTATTCGATATCAACGGCATTATGAAGCTTATGCCTCACAGACCTCCGTTCTTATTGATTGATAAAGTTCTTGAACTTTCAGACTCACATGTAGTAGGTCTGAAAAATGTCACAATGAATGAACCATTCTTCGTAGGACATTTCCCTAAAGAACCTGTAATGCCTGGAGTTCTTCAGGTAGAAGCATTAGCACAGACAGGAGGAATTCTTGTACTGGCCAGCGTTCCGGATCCTGAAAACTATTCTACCTATTTCATTAAAATTGATAAGGTGAAATTCAAAAGAAAAGTAATTCCGGGAGATACGCTGATCTTCAAAATTGAATTAATAGAGCCTATCAGAAGAGGAATTGTTCATATGCAGGGGTATGGATATGTAGGAGACACTGTAGCAGTAGAAGCAGAGCTTATGGCTCAAGTTGCAAAAAATAAAGTTGATTAA
- the lpxD gene encoding UDP-3-O-(3-hydroxymyristoyl)glucosamine N-acyltransferase — MEFTASQIASFIDGKIIGDENALITGVSPIENGESGHLSFIAQDRFSHFLDSSKCSVIIVSEKLLEKNHYNPTLIVVKDAYLSFQILMNLYQEMQGRKEGIENGSSIHDTAVIGDKAYIGAFTYVSEKAKIGEGSQIYPHVYIGKGVKIGKNCKIDSGARIYDYCIIGDNCVIHSNTVIGGDGFGFQPTADGFKKIPQLGNVIIEDDVEIGSNCSIDRATIGSTVIGKGTKIDNLIQIAHNVKIGQNNVIAAQAGIAGSTTIGDWNQIGGQVGVVGHIKIGNQVKIQAQSGVNSSVNDKETLYGSPAISYNDYLRSYVHFRNLPGIVSRINNLENNSKDNTNE, encoded by the coding sequence ATGGAATTCACAGCTTCGCAAATTGCAAGTTTTATTGACGGAAAAATAATAGGTGACGAGAATGCGCTTATTACAGGAGTTTCACCAATTGAAAATGGGGAATCAGGACATCTTTCTTTTATAGCACAAGATCGGTTTTCTCATTTTTTGGATAGCTCAAAATGTTCTGTTATCATCGTTTCGGAAAAACTTCTGGAGAAAAATCATTATAATCCTACCCTAATCGTTGTAAAAGATGCCTATCTTTCTTTTCAGATTCTGATGAATTTATATCAGGAAATGCAGGGGAGAAAAGAAGGTATTGAAAATGGTTCTTCCATTCACGATACAGCTGTTATAGGAGATAAGGCCTATATAGGGGCATTTACTTATGTTTCCGAGAAAGCTAAAATAGGGGAAGGTTCACAGATCTATCCGCATGTATATATAGGAAAAGGAGTAAAAATCGGTAAAAACTGTAAGATAGACAGTGGTGCCAGAATTTATGATTATTGTATTATTGGAGATAACTGTGTAATTCATTCGAACACGGTAATTGGCGGTGACGGATTTGGTTTCCAGCCAACAGCCGACGGCTTCAAAAAAATACCGCAGCTTGGAAATGTTATCATTGAAGACGATGTAGAAATTGGTTCAAACTGTAGCATTGACAGAGCAACAATAGGTTCTACCGTTATTGGTAAAGGAACCAAGATTGATAACCTTATTCAGATTGCCCACAATGTGAAAATTGGTCAGAACAACGTAATTGCAGCCCAGGCAGGAATTGCAGGTTCTACTACAATTGGTGACTGGAACCAGATCGGCGGCCAGGTAGGCGTTGTAGGACATATTAAAATAGGGAATCAGGTAAAAATTCAGGCACAGAGCGGTGTAAATTCCAGCGTTAATGACAAGGAGACATTGTATGGTTCGCCGGCAATCAGTTATAATGACTATTTGAGAAGCTATGTTCATTTCAGAAACCTGCCTGGAATAGTAAGTAGAATAAATAATCTTGAGAATAACTCAAAAGATAATACTAATGAGTGA
- a CDS encoding HD domain-containing protein, whose translation MQNKLKIINDPVHGFIKIPHEILFDIIEHPYFQRLRRIGQTGLLNLIFPGATHTRFHHALGAMHLMFTALETLKQKGVKISEEEEKGAMLAILMHDIGHGPFSHALESMLMDDWHHENLSLLLMNKLNEEFKGQLSMAIEMFQGKYHRKFFNQLISSQLDVDRLDYLKRDSFFTGVSEGNINTQRIISMMNVCEEGELVIDAKGIYSIENFLTARMFMYWQVYYHKTSALAEFLLVKILERAKYLVSQGVELPATDNLKYFLYREKSAATDEDIERFTRLDDNDVIQAMKEWQHSDDFVLSYWCKCVIQRNLPKTIISSHPFDQKIIDEKIKKSNEFFGIDNGNELVHEIKRKLLPYHAEKQPIYLLQKNGKRTRLHESEDQLLSGLMVNKTTRYILMFPRDISGMDS comes from the coding sequence ATGCAGAATAAGCTAAAAATCATCAACGATCCTGTTCACGGATTTATAAAAATTCCACACGAAATTTTATTTGACATCATTGAACATCCTTATTTTCAAAGGTTGAGGAGAATCGGGCAAACCGGTCTTTTGAATCTGATATTTCCCGGTGCTACCCATACAAGATTTCACCATGCTCTGGGAGCAATGCATTTGATGTTTACAGCCCTGGAAACACTAAAACAGAAAGGAGTGAAAATTTCTGAAGAGGAGGAAAAAGGAGCGATGCTGGCTATTCTGATGCATGATATTGGTCATGGTCCGTTTTCGCATGCGCTGGAAAGCATGCTGATGGACGACTGGCATCATGAAAATCTTTCGTTACTGCTGATGAACAAGCTGAATGAAGAGTTTAAAGGGCAGCTTTCCATGGCCATTGAAATGTTTCAGGGAAAATACCACAGAAAATTTTTCAACCAGCTGATCTCTTCCCAACTAGATGTTGACCGTCTGGATTATCTTAAAAGAGACAGTTTTTTTACCGGAGTATCAGAAGGAAATATTAATACCCAAAGAATAATCTCCATGATGAATGTCTGTGAAGAAGGCGAGTTGGTCATTGATGCAAAAGGTATTTATTCCATTGAAAATTTTCTGACTGCCAGAATGTTTATGTATTGGCAGGTATACTATCATAAAACGTCGGCTTTGGCAGAGTTTCTTTTGGTTAAAATTCTTGAAAGAGCAAAATATCTGGTTTCCCAGGGTGTGGAACTGCCCGCAACCGATAATCTCAAATATTTTTTATACAGGGAAAAGAGTGCTGCAACCGATGAAGATATAGAAAGGTTTACCAGGCTTGATGACAATGACGTGATACAGGCAATGAAGGAATGGCAGCATTCAGATGATTTTGTGCTGTCATATTGGTGTAAATGTGTAATTCAGAGAAATTTGCCTAAAACCATTATTTCGTCACATCCATTTGATCAGAAAATAATTGACGAAAAAATAAAAAAGAGTAATGAATTTTTCGGAATCGATAATGGTAATGAATTGGTTCATGAAATTAAAAGAAAACTGCTGCCTTATCATGCAGAGAAACAGCCGATTTATTTGTTGCAGAAAAATGGTAAAAGAACAAGGCTGCATGAGTCGGAAGATCAGCTTTTATCGGGGTTGATGGTGAATAAGACAACCCGCTATATCCTTATGTTTCCAAGAGATATCTCCGGAATGGATTCTTAA